In Chrysemys picta bellii isolate R12L10 chromosome 4, ASM1138683v2, whole genome shotgun sequence, the sequence caatacttctgttagtctataaagtgccacaggactctttgtcgctttttatagatccagactaacacggttacccctctgatactaagtaCATCTAGTTTAATACATTACATTTATCATAAAAGCGAGTGTAACAACCGAAACAATGATCCTGTGTACCCACTTGTTAGCAGGTGCTGAGCTGCTAAGTGTGTCATGCTGATTCATATTGCAAGCAGCCCATCAATTCCACTCTAGATAGAAGGGAGGAGAGATCTCAGAAGTAATCAAAGAGAACCTAGGGTCTGGACTGGTCAACCCTGAATGGGGACTGTACAAacagccagccctggggagaagaTTTAGGTTGAactttattttattgttaaattGTTAAGAAAGCTAACTGCAGGCTGAGGGTGACTCTACAGCGAATGGATTGCGTGTTAGAGCAGATTGGATAGGGCATTTGCATAAGTACAAGCTATTTCCTTTCTAATcgattctttctctctctctttcaaactAGGCATGGGGATTTTACAGAGGCATGTCACTGTCAGTCTCCACAGTGTCGCTTGTTTCTTCTTTTTCATTTGGGGCATACAGAAACTTCCTTTATAACATCTGCAGATTAAGATATGGCACTTCAGACGTGAAGCCATCAAAGGTGGATATTTCTGTTGCTGGATGTGCTACTGGTGCTGTTCGGGTAGGTAAATCACAAAAAAGACCACAAAGAAAGGTCCCAGTTTTATATATGTGAGGCTGGAAAGATAGTGAATAGCTTTTGTTCAGTACTTATAGGAAGGTCATTGGAACCCCACTGTTTATAATAATCCTTTGGAATCTTGcaacagaattaaaaaataaaaaaaaagaagaagttctACTCTTCCTCTGTTGTGCCCACATGCTGGTTTGGTTTGGCTCAGTCTTGCTGGGTGTCTGACATTAATcttcttttctaaaataaaaacaaagtatttaaaaaacacaTCACAAATTACATGTATATGTTTCCTTGCCCCATGTAGAGGACCATTCAGTAGATAATTTTTCATAGCAGATCGCATTGTATGGAGCAACTTAATGCCCAGATTAAGTCAGGGAAATCAAATAGCAAAGATTTCTCATCTCAGTTTAATTTCTAGCATTGTTTATGACAGTGGTTCCAGCCCACTGACACATGTACTAGGACTCGTATAATGTACTGTTAGCTTAGGATTCCCTCCTTTCTTCCCTAATGGCCTGACTGCTTGTTCCTATTCTACAATACTGCGCTATGCCCCAGTGCACCACTTTTGCATGCCTCTCAttacattaaaaagaagaacaggagtacttgtggcaccttagagactaacaaatttattagagcataagctttcatggactacagcccccTTCTTAGGAtgcatagaagaagtgggctgtagtccacgaaagcttatgctctaataaatttgttagtctctaaggtgccacaagtactcctgttcttctttttgcggatacagattaacacggctgctactctgaaacctctcattaCATTGTGTGCTCCTAACTCATGCTTAGGCAGCTCCAAACTTTAGTCTTGCAGTTGCTCTATGATGATTTAGAGCATGCTCACTTGAATTGGAGGAGGATGGGCTTGGCTAGCTTTAGGCTGTAAAACTGCTACTGTTGCCTGGAAAAGTCAAGTGTGATTGATTCATTGGCTCAAGAAGGATAATGATGTTAATCCAAACACCGTGAAAGTTTAAAAGTTATACGTTCTTTTAATTTTCCAGGTGGTGCTAATATCGCCTACGGAAACAGCTAAAGTTCGAATGCAAACTCAGAAGCAATCACATTACTCAGTTACAGCTTCTCACCTCTCCAAGCCAAAGTATCAAGGACCTGTGCATTGTCTGAGGATGATAGCAAAGGAGGAAGGTTTTGGGGGTCTATACAAAGGTTGTTCTGCATTACTGTGCAGGGACTGCCACTCATTTGCAACATATTTCCTAACCTATAATATCCTGTGTGATTGGTTTACTCCAGCTGGAAAAAATAAACCAGGTATGTGGAGAAAACAGTTCAGGATTGCCTACAAAAATAGGTTCGTTTATATTGCATTAACAGGGGAGGCATATTTTGAGTATACATTCTTTTTACCTGTCTCCTGTTGTGCATTGGTTTTCAACCACAAAGCTTACAATTATTGCATTTATATAGTACCATTCATCCAAGCGGCTCCCAAAATGATTTACTTACAGAATGTACAAACTATATATAGTGAAATCTGTATGAGGTGACTATTTTAAAGTATCAACAAGTCTTTCAGTATAGTTTTGATCACCCTTTAATTAGACCCTGCAAGCTAAGTAAAGTAGGGTGGGATTCCTTGAATAAGTGTCATGTAGTGGTTACCCAAAACAGGCTTCCCAGTCAATAGGAATCACATTGCTTAAGAATAAATGCAGCTACGTCTGGGATGAAACAGGACAcagatttaaaaatgcaaaacaatCTAATTAGAGTCATTTAGGATAAGAAGCAAAGATTGTCATATTTATTTGAAGATGCGGAggctatttcatagaatcatagaatcatagaatatcagggttggaagggacctcaagaggtcatctagtccaaccccctgctcaaagcaggaccaattcccaactaaatcatcccagccagggctttgtcaagctgggccttaaaaacctccaaggaaggagactccaccacctccctaggtaacacattccagtgcttcaccaccctcctagtgaaatagtgtttcctaatatccaacctggacctccgccactgcaacttgagaccattgctccttgttctgtcatctgccaccatgaagaacagccgagctccatcctctttggaaccccccttcaggtagttgaaggctgctatcaaatctcccctcattcttctcttctggagactaaacaatcccagttccctcagcctctccttataagtcatgtgctccagatccctaatcatttttgttgccctccactggactctttccaatttttccacatccttcttgtagtgtggggcccaaaactggacacagtattccagatgaggcctcaccaatgtcgaataaaggggaacgatcacgttcctcgatctgctggcaatgtccctacttatacagcccaaaatgccattagccttcttggcaacaagagcacactgttgactcatatccagcttctcatctactgtgacccctaggtccttttctgcagaactgcgacctagccattcagtccctagtctgtagcagtgcatgggattcttccatcctaagtgcaggactctgcacttgtccttgttgaacctcatcaggttttttttgtcccaatcctctaatttgtctaggtccctctgtatccgatccctaccctctagtgtatctaccacgcctcctagtttagtgtcatctgcaaacttgctgagagtgcagtccacaccatcctccagatcattaataaagatattaaacaaaactggccccaggaccaacccttggggcactccgcttgaaaccggctgccaactagacatggagccattgatcactaccctttgagcccgacgatctagccagctttctatccaccttacagtccattcatccagcccatacatctttaacttggcggcaagaatactgtgggagaccgtatcaaaagctttgctaaagtcaaggaataacacatccactgctttcccctcatccacagagccagttatctcatcatagaaggcaattaggttagttaggcacgacttccccttcgtgaatccatgctgactgttcctgatcactttcctctcctctaagtgtttcataattgattccttgaggacctgctccatgatttttccagggactgaggtgaagctgactgccctgtagttccccggatcctccttcttccctttttcaaagatgggcactacattagcctttttccagtcatctgggacctcccccgatcgccatgagttttcataaataatggctaatggctctgcaatctcatctgccaactcctttagcaccctcagatgcagcgcatccggccccatggacttgtgcacgtccagtttttctaaatatttaCTATAAGAAGAATGGAACTGAAATTTGACTAAACATGTTGGG encodes:
- the SLC25A47 gene encoding solute carrier family 25 member 47 isoform X5, translated to MSLSVSTVSLVSSFSFGAYRNFLYNICRLRYGTSDVKPSKVDISVAGCATGAVRVVLISPTETAKVRMQTQKQSHYSVTASHLSKPKYQGPVHCLRMIAKEEGFGGLYKGCSALLCRDCHSFATYFLTYNILCDWFTPAGKNKPDILTVLISGGSAGVFGWAVATPMDVIKSRMQVDNLGQRKYRGLIHCIRVSVKEEGIRVLFKGLGLNCIRAFPVNMVVFVTYEGVMRLAEHLMK
- the SLC25A47 gene encoding solute carrier family 25 member 47 isoform X4; the encoded protein is MDFIAGAIGGGLSVAVGYPLDTVKVRIQTERTYNGIWHCIRETYKAEKAWGFYRGMSLSVSTVSLVSSFSFGAYRNFLYNICRLRYGTSDVKPSKVDISVAGCATGAVRVVLISPTETAKVRMQTQKQSHYSVTASHLSKPKYQGPVHCLRMIAKEEGFGGLYKGCSALLCRDCHSFATYFLTYNILCDWFTPAGKNKPDILTVLISGGSAGVFGWAVATPMDVIKSRMQVDNLGQRKYRGLIHCIRVSVKEEGIRVLFKGLGLNCIRAFPVNMVVFVTYEGVMRLAEHLMK